A genome region from Gossypium hirsutum isolate 1008001.06 chromosome A04, Gossypium_hirsutum_v2.1, whole genome shotgun sequence includes the following:
- the LOC107931131 gene encoding NDR1/HIN1-like protein 10, which translates to MLSPLPSPPPPPPPQSPSPSPTPPSTKYSTPISLSQIVISKPTITQQQEAPSSNKTNPDTDTDNDNTTTLVRKSLLRQPHPRRTNPLIWCCAIICLIFSVILILFGVATLIIFLSMRPRIPLFDTPNASLNGIYFDTPEYFNGDFTFLANFSNPNKRIDVRFEYLVIELYFHDRLISTQAVQPFYQRSREIRVEAVHFISSLVYLPQNLGVELQKQVLSNRVTYFIRGTFKVRAHMGLIHFSYWLHARCELLMSSPPTGVLVSHICKTKR; encoded by the coding sequence ATGCTTTCCCCCTTACCTTCAcctcctcctccaccaccaccGCAATCTCCGTCACCATCTCCAACACCACCGTCAACAAAATATTCCACTCCAATCTCCCTATCCCAAATCGTAATATCAAAACCAACAATAACCCAACAACAAGAAGCTCCATCTTCAAACAAAACAAACCCCGACACCGACACCGACAACGACAACACAACAACACTTGTACGAAAATCACTCCTCCGACAACCTCATCCACGACGAACAAATCCATTAATATGGTGTTGTGCAATAATATGTTTGATCTTCAGCGTCATCCTCATCTTATTCGGAGTAGCAACTTTAATCATCTTCTTATCAATGAGACCAAGAATCCCATTATTCGACACACCAAATGCAAGTCTTAATGGTATATACTTCGATACCCCAGAATATTTCAATGGTGATTTCACTTTCTTAGCCAATTTTTCAAACCCAAACAAGAGAATCGATGTGAGGTTTGAATATTTGGTTATAGAGCTTTATTTTCATGATAGGCTGATATCAACACAAGCTGTTCAACCATTTTATCAAAGGAGTCGTGAAATTAGGGTTGAAGCAGTTCATTTTATATCAAGCTTAGTGTATTTGCCACAGAATTTGGGTGTGGAATTGCAGAAACAAGTGTTGAGTAATAGGGTTACTTATTTCATAAGAGGAACATTCAAAGTGAGAGCTCATATGGGTTTGATCCATTTTTCTTATTGGTTACATGCTAGATGTGAATTGCTGATGTCTAGTCCACCAACTGGTGTTTTAGTTTCACATATTTGCAAAACTAAAAGAtga
- the LOC107931072 gene encoding uridine kinase-like protein 3 isoform X1, translating to MGSAAVENMIEASSGVHFSGFHMDGLDSRHIKKPMISPATENMHNQPFLIGVAGGAASGKTTVCDMIIQQLHDQRVVLVNQDSFYHKLTEEELARVHEYNFDHPDAFDTEKLLDSIDNLRHGRAVDIPKYDFKSYKHDVFPVRRVNPSDVIILEGILIFHDPRVRELMNIKIFVDTDADVRLARRIRRDTVGKSRDIGAVLDQYSKFVKPAFDDFILPTKKYADIIIPRGGDNHVAIDLIVQHIRTKLGQHDLCKIYPNLYVIQSTFQIRGMHTLIRDSQTTKHDFVFYADRLIRLVVEHGLGHLPFTEKQVITPTGSVYTGVDFCKRLCGVSIIRSGESMENALRACCKGIKIGKILIHREGDNGQQLIYEKLPQDISERHVLLLDPILGTGNSAVQAISLLIKKGVPESNIIFLNLISAPQGVHMVCKSFPRLKIVTSEIDIGLNKDFCVIPGMGEFGDRYFGTDDDDDQKVVASMQQSC from the exons ATGGGTTCTGCAGCAGTTGAGAATATGATAGAGGCTTCTTCTGGGGTGCATTTTTCTGGGTTCCACATGGATGGTTTGGATTCTAGACATATCAAGAAGCCTATGATTTCACCGGCTACTGAAAATATGCATAATCAACCTTTTCTTATCG GAGTTGCTGGTGGAGCAGCGTCCGGTAAGACTACAGTCTGTGATATGATTATTCAGCAACTTCATGATCAACGTGTGGTATTAGTTAATCAG GATTCCTTTTATCACAAACTCACTGAAGAGGAACTTGCAAGAGTTCATGAATACAACTTTGACCATCCTG ATGCATTTGACACAGAGAAATTATTAGATTCTATAGATAACTTAAGGCATGGCCGAGCAGTAGATAttccaaaatatgatttcaaAAGTTATAAGCATGATGTTTTTCCTGTAAGAAGG GTTAATCCTTCAGATGTTATAATTTTGGAAGGGATACTTATTTTCCATGATCCCCGCGTCCGAGAGTTGATGAACataaaaatatttgttgataCAG ATGCTGATGTGCGACTGGCAAGAAGAATAAGGCGTGATACTGTTGGGAAGAGCAGAGATATTGGTGCTGTCCTTGATCAG TATTCAAAATTTGTGAAGCCAGCTTTTGATGATTTTATACTTCCAACAAAGAAATATGCAGATATCATCATTCCCCGAGGAGGAGATAATCATGTAGCAATTGATTTGATTGTACAACATATTAGGACGAAGCTTGGCCAGCATGATCTCTGTAAAATCTACCCGAATCTATATGTCATTCAATCAACCTTTCAG ATACGAGGTATGCATACCCTTATTCGTGACTCTCAGACAACGAAACATGACTTTGTTTTTTACGCTGATCGACTGATTCGTCTG GTTGTtgaacatgggctgggacatcTGCCATTTACAGAGAAGCAGGTGATCACTCCTACAG GGTCTGTATATACAGGTGTGGATTTCTGTAAGAGATTATGTGGAGTCTCTATTATTCGGAG TGGTGAGAGTATGGAGAATGCTTTGCGAGCATGTTGCAAAGGTATCAAGATTGGCAAGATTCTTATTCATAGGGAAGGTGACAATGGTCAACAG CTTATCTATGAAAAATTACCACAAGACATCTCCGAAAGGCATGTGCTACTACTGGATCCTATTCTAGGCACAG GCAATTCAGCTGTCCAAGCTATTTCATTGCTTATAAAAAAGGGTGTACCAGAGTCCAACATCATatttctcaatctcatatct GCACCCCAAGGTGTACATATGGTCTGCAAAAGCTTCCCAAGACTAAAGATCGTGACATCCGAGATTGATATTGGTTTAAACAAAGATTTCTGTGTTATCCCCGGAATGGGTGAGTTTGGAGACCGATATTTCGGaacagatgatgatgatgaccaGAAAGTGGTGGCCTCTATGCAACAGTCATGTTGA
- the LOC107931072 gene encoding uridine kinase-like protein 3 isoform X2, whose amino-acid sequence MGSAAVENMIEASSGVHFSGFHMDGLDSRHIKKPMISPATENMHNQPFLIGVAGGAASGKTTVCDMIIQQLHDQRVVLVNQDSFYHKLTEEELARVHEYNFDHPDAFDTEKLLDSIDNLRHGRAVDIPKYDFKSYKHDVFPVRRVNPSDVIILEGILIFHDPRVRELMNIKIFVDTDADVRLARRIRRDTVGKSRDIGAVLDQKYADIIIPRGGDNHVAIDLIVQHIRTKLGQHDLCKIYPNLYVIQSTFQIRGMHTLIRDSQTTKHDFVFYADRLIRLVVEHGLGHLPFTEKQVITPTGSVYTGVDFCKRLCGVSIIRSGESMENALRACCKGIKIGKILIHREGDNGQQLIYEKLPQDISERHVLLLDPILGTGNSAVQAISLLIKKGVPESNIIFLNLISAPQGVHMVCKSFPRLKIVTSEIDIGLNKDFCVIPGMGEFGDRYFGTDDDDDQKVVASMQQSC is encoded by the exons ATGGGTTCTGCAGCAGTTGAGAATATGATAGAGGCTTCTTCTGGGGTGCATTTTTCTGGGTTCCACATGGATGGTTTGGATTCTAGACATATCAAGAAGCCTATGATTTCACCGGCTACTGAAAATATGCATAATCAACCTTTTCTTATCG GAGTTGCTGGTGGAGCAGCGTCCGGTAAGACTACAGTCTGTGATATGATTATTCAGCAACTTCATGATCAACGTGTGGTATTAGTTAATCAG GATTCCTTTTATCACAAACTCACTGAAGAGGAACTTGCAAGAGTTCATGAATACAACTTTGACCATCCTG ATGCATTTGACACAGAGAAATTATTAGATTCTATAGATAACTTAAGGCATGGCCGAGCAGTAGATAttccaaaatatgatttcaaAAGTTATAAGCATGATGTTTTTCCTGTAAGAAGG GTTAATCCTTCAGATGTTATAATTTTGGAAGGGATACTTATTTTCCATGATCCCCGCGTCCGAGAGTTGATGAACataaaaatatttgttgataCAG ATGCTGATGTGCGACTGGCAAGAAGAATAAGGCGTGATACTGTTGGGAAGAGCAGAGATATTGGTGCTGTCCTTGATCAG AAATATGCAGATATCATCATTCCCCGAGGAGGAGATAATCATGTAGCAATTGATTTGATTGTACAACATATTAGGACGAAGCTTGGCCAGCATGATCTCTGTAAAATCTACCCGAATCTATATGTCATTCAATCAACCTTTCAG ATACGAGGTATGCATACCCTTATTCGTGACTCTCAGACAACGAAACATGACTTTGTTTTTTACGCTGATCGACTGATTCGTCTG GTTGTtgaacatgggctgggacatcTGCCATTTACAGAGAAGCAGGTGATCACTCCTACAG GGTCTGTATATACAGGTGTGGATTTCTGTAAGAGATTATGTGGAGTCTCTATTATTCGGAG TGGTGAGAGTATGGAGAATGCTTTGCGAGCATGTTGCAAAGGTATCAAGATTGGCAAGATTCTTATTCATAGGGAAGGTGACAATGGTCAACAG CTTATCTATGAAAAATTACCACAAGACATCTCCGAAAGGCATGTGCTACTACTGGATCCTATTCTAGGCACAG GCAATTCAGCTGTCCAAGCTATTTCATTGCTTATAAAAAAGGGTGTACCAGAGTCCAACATCATatttctcaatctcatatct GCACCCCAAGGTGTACATATGGTCTGCAAAAGCTTCCCAAGACTAAAGATCGTGACATCCGAGATTGATATTGGTTTAAACAAAGATTTCTGTGTTATCCCCGGAATGGGTGAGTTTGGAGACCGATATTTCGGaacagatgatgatgatgaccaGAAAGTGGTGGCCTCTATGCAACAGTCATGTTGA
- the LOC107931072 gene encoding uridine kinase-like protein 3 isoform X3, which translates to MQALLIILCGVAGGAASGKTTVCDMIIQQLHDQRVVLVNQDSFYHKLTEEELARVHEYNFDHPDAFDTEKLLDSIDNLRHGRAVDIPKYDFKSYKHDVFPVRRVNPSDVIILEGILIFHDPRVRELMNIKIFVDTDADVRLARRIRRDTVGKSRDIGAVLDQYSKFVKPAFDDFILPTKKYADIIIPRGGDNHVAIDLIVQHIRTKLGQHDLCKIYPNLYVIQSTFQIRGMHTLIRDSQTTKHDFVFYADRLIRLVVEHGLGHLPFTEKQVITPTGSVYTGVDFCKRLCGVSIIRSGESMENALRACCKGIKIGKILIHREGDNGQQLIYEKLPQDISERHVLLLDPILGTGNSAVQAISLLIKKGVPESNIIFLNLISAPQGVHMVCKSFPRLKIVTSEIDIGLNKDFCVIPGMGEFGDRYFGTDDDDDQKVVASMQQSC; encoded by the exons ATGCAAGCCTTGTTGATTATACTATGTG GAGTTGCTGGTGGAGCAGCGTCCGGTAAGACTACAGTCTGTGATATGATTATTCAGCAACTTCATGATCAACGTGTGGTATTAGTTAATCAG GATTCCTTTTATCACAAACTCACTGAAGAGGAACTTGCAAGAGTTCATGAATACAACTTTGACCATCCTG ATGCATTTGACACAGAGAAATTATTAGATTCTATAGATAACTTAAGGCATGGCCGAGCAGTAGATAttccaaaatatgatttcaaAAGTTATAAGCATGATGTTTTTCCTGTAAGAAGG GTTAATCCTTCAGATGTTATAATTTTGGAAGGGATACTTATTTTCCATGATCCCCGCGTCCGAGAGTTGATGAACataaaaatatttgttgataCAG ATGCTGATGTGCGACTGGCAAGAAGAATAAGGCGTGATACTGTTGGGAAGAGCAGAGATATTGGTGCTGTCCTTGATCAG TATTCAAAATTTGTGAAGCCAGCTTTTGATGATTTTATACTTCCAACAAAGAAATATGCAGATATCATCATTCCCCGAGGAGGAGATAATCATGTAGCAATTGATTTGATTGTACAACATATTAGGACGAAGCTTGGCCAGCATGATCTCTGTAAAATCTACCCGAATCTATATGTCATTCAATCAACCTTTCAG ATACGAGGTATGCATACCCTTATTCGTGACTCTCAGACAACGAAACATGACTTTGTTTTTTACGCTGATCGACTGATTCGTCTG GTTGTtgaacatgggctgggacatcTGCCATTTACAGAGAAGCAGGTGATCACTCCTACAG GGTCTGTATATACAGGTGTGGATTTCTGTAAGAGATTATGTGGAGTCTCTATTATTCGGAG TGGTGAGAGTATGGAGAATGCTTTGCGAGCATGTTGCAAAGGTATCAAGATTGGCAAGATTCTTATTCATAGGGAAGGTGACAATGGTCAACAG CTTATCTATGAAAAATTACCACAAGACATCTCCGAAAGGCATGTGCTACTACTGGATCCTATTCTAGGCACAG GCAATTCAGCTGTCCAAGCTATTTCATTGCTTATAAAAAAGGGTGTACCAGAGTCCAACATCATatttctcaatctcatatct GCACCCCAAGGTGTACATATGGTCTGCAAAAGCTTCCCAAGACTAAAGATCGTGACATCCGAGATTGATATTGGTTTAAACAAAGATTTCTGTGTTATCCCCGGAATGGGTGAGTTTGGAGACCGATATTTCGGaacagatgatgatgatgaccaGAAAGTGGTGGCCTCTATGCAACAGTCATGTTGA